The proteins below are encoded in one region of Rhodoluna lacicola:
- a CDS encoding DUF4870 domain-containing protein, whose translation MSQQNPYSAPQEPLSPELQRLWAIGIHAFGIILEFFAPLLGYLFLKDRGPFIRHHVTESLNFGITMVLLYVVLAISIVGWLLFWVPPIIWTVFRIIAAYKASIGEFYRYPASVRFIKI comes from the coding sequence ATGTCACAGCAAAATCCGTATTCAGCGCCTCAAGAGCCACTGTCTCCCGAACTCCAGAGACTATGGGCCATTGGAATTCACGCTTTTGGCATCATTCTGGAATTCTTTGCACCGCTGCTCGGCTACCTATTTCTTAAGGACCGTGGGCCGTTCATCCGTCACCATGTGACCGAATCCTTGAACTTTGGCATCACCATGGTTTTGCTATACGTGGTACTTGCAATCAGCATTGTTGGCTGGCTGCTGTTTTGGGTGCCACCGATTATCTGGACGGTGTTTCGAATTATCGCGGCTTACAAGGCCAGCATCGGCGAGTTTTACAGATACCCTGCATCGGTGCGATTTATTAAAATCTAA
- the hemW gene encoding radical SAM family heme chaperone HemW: MAGPLPIGDPAPADGSLPAQAAVGAADRTFHAYVHIPFCTVRCGYCDFNTYTAGELAGARQSDYADVLIAEVKFSAQVIMDAGLPKRKLSTVFFGGGTPTLLPASDLARILEALRNAFEIVEDAEVTTEANPDTVDADYLRELRNGGFNRVSFGMQSAVSSVLATLERSHNPENVSIGVAAAKELGLKTSVDLIYGAPGETLAEWRQSVETAIAMQPDHISAYALIVEDGTKLARQIKAGQLAEPDEDLQADKYELADSLLADAGFDWYEVSNWSRGSENLSAHNISYWASQDWWGYGPGAHSHVGGVRWWNVKHPTSFAAKLAEGNSPAAGRETLSERTRLEERVLLEIRISEGLSVDLAKKVNPDAGKLIAGFIADELVDAKAAIGGVLKLTLKGRLLADSLVRKLLAD, from the coding sequence GTGGCCGGCCCACTGCCTATCGGCGACCCTGCTCCAGCAGACGGCAGCCTTCCAGCGCAAGCAGCCGTTGGTGCCGCAGATCGAACTTTTCACGCTTACGTGCACATTCCTTTTTGCACGGTTCGCTGCGGTTACTGTGATTTCAATACCTACACAGCCGGTGAACTGGCGGGGGCAAGGCAATCAGATTACGCAGATGTTTTAATTGCAGAAGTAAAGTTCAGCGCTCAGGTGATCATGGATGCTGGACTACCTAAACGAAAACTCAGCACCGTGTTTTTTGGTGGCGGCACACCAACTCTTTTACCTGCTTCCGATCTTGCGAGAATTCTTGAAGCGCTAAGAAATGCTTTTGAAATTGTTGAAGATGCTGAGGTGACCACAGAGGCTAACCCCGATACGGTTGACGCCGATTACCTACGCGAACTAAGAAACGGCGGATTCAATCGAGTGTCCTTCGGCATGCAATCGGCCGTGTCTTCGGTTTTAGCAACGCTGGAACGCTCACACAATCCGGAAAATGTTTCCATCGGAGTTGCGGCGGCTAAAGAACTTGGGTTGAAGACTTCGGTTGACTTAATTTATGGAGCACCAGGAGAGACTCTTGCAGAGTGGCGTCAGAGTGTTGAAACTGCAATCGCAATGCAGCCTGATCACATCTCTGCCTATGCACTAATTGTTGAAGATGGCACCAAACTTGCTCGGCAGATTAAGGCTGGTCAGCTTGCCGAACCGGATGAAGATCTGCAGGCAGACAAATACGAGCTCGCCGATTCACTTTTGGCTGACGCTGGATTCGATTGGTACGAAGTAAGTAACTGGTCACGTGGATCAGAGAATTTATCGGCACACAACATTTCGTACTGGGCATCGCAAGACTGGTGGGGGTATGGTCCAGGAGCACACAGCCACGTTGGTGGCGTGCGTTGGTGGAATGTAAAGCACCCAACCAGCTTCGCTGCGAAACTTGCTGAAGGTAATTCACCAGCGGCCGGTCGCGAGACTCTTAGCGAAAGAACGCGACTAGAAGAGCGCGTACTACTTGAAATAAGAATTAGCGAAGGCTTGAGCGTGGATTTGGCCAAAAAGGTAAATCCTGATGCCGGAAAGTTGATCGCGGGTTTCATCGCCGATGAACTGGTGGATGCCAAGGCGGCTATCGGTGGCGTTTTGAAACTCACGCTCAAAGGGCGGCTTCTAGCCGATTCATTAGTGCGTAAATTGCTGGCTGATTAG
- the rpsT gene encoding 30S ribosomal protein S20, with amino-acid sequence MANIKSQIKRIGTNLKAAERNKAVKSELKTAIRATREAAAAGDKAAAATALALAGKKLDKAVSKGVIHKNQAANRKSALAKKVSAL; translated from the coding sequence ATGGCAAACATCAAGTCACAGATCAAGCGCATTGGCACCAACCTAAAGGCTGCTGAGCGCAACAAGGCTGTAAAGAGCGAGCTAAAGACCGCTATTCGCGCGACTCGCGAAGCAGCAGCTGCCGGAGACAAGGCTGCAGCGGCAACCGCACTTGCACTAGCGGGTAAGAAGCTAGACAAGGCAGTTTCAAAGGGAGTAATTCACAAGAATCAGGCGGCTAACCGCAAGTCAGCGTTGGCCAAGAAGGTTTCTGCCCTGTAA
- the dnaJ gene encoding molecular chaperone DnaJ, whose product MADHYEALGVARDASEEQIKKAYRKLARELHPDVNPAPEAQERFKAVTHAYEVLSDANSRRQYDMGGQDPFGGAGFGGFGDIFDTFFGGGGSRGPRSRAERGQDALIRIDLSLEEVVFGVTKSVAVDTAVLCETCQGSCCRPGSSMATCDICGGSGQIQRQVRSLLGNVVTSQPCGTCRGYGQVIPEPCIDCRGQGRVRARRNIDLNIPAGVEDGLRLQLAGQGEVGFAGGPNGDLYVDMSVKEDDVFGRQGDDLTCVLEVPLHDAVLGSLAKIQTFDGEVEIEVEPGSQTGEVITVRGKGVQHLRSSGRGDLKIKLQVITPSKLDSKQKELFRSLASLRKDDVIRLARATHGRFSGKKKN is encoded by the coding sequence ATGGCTGATCACTACGAGGCATTGGGAGTTGCGCGAGATGCCAGCGAAGAGCAAATTAAAAAGGCATATCGCAAATTAGCTCGGGAACTGCACCCAGATGTAAATCCTGCGCCTGAGGCCCAAGAACGGTTCAAGGCTGTGACCCACGCCTATGAAGTTCTAAGCGATGCCAATTCCCGTCGTCAATACGACATGGGTGGGCAGGATCCTTTTGGTGGAGCGGGCTTCGGCGGTTTCGGTGACATCTTCGATACCTTTTTTGGCGGCGGTGGTTCTCGTGGTCCACGATCCAGAGCGGAACGCGGACAAGACGCTTTGATACGAATTGACCTAAGTCTTGAAGAAGTAGTCTTTGGTGTGACCAAGAGTGTTGCAGTGGATACGGCGGTGTTGTGTGAAACCTGCCAGGGTTCTTGCTGCCGCCCAGGAAGTTCAATGGCAACCTGTGACATTTGTGGTGGGTCGGGGCAGATTCAGCGCCAAGTTCGTTCATTGCTTGGCAACGTGGTTACGTCGCAACCTTGTGGCACATGCCGCGGCTACGGCCAGGTTATTCCTGAGCCCTGCATCGACTGTCGGGGGCAGGGTCGTGTTCGCGCTCGTCGCAACATTGACTTGAACATCCCGGCTGGCGTCGAAGATGGTTTGCGTCTGCAACTTGCCGGACAGGGTGAAGTTGGATTTGCGGGTGGGCCCAACGGTGATCTTTACGTGGACATGTCAGTCAAAGAAGATGACGTTTTTGGCCGACAGGGTGATGACTTAACCTGTGTGCTTGAGGTTCCGCTTCACGATGCTGTGCTTGGTTCTCTGGCAAAAATTCAAACCTTTGATGGCGAGGTTGAAATTGAAGTGGAGCCCGGTTCACAAACAGGTGAAGTAATTACTGTCCGCGGAAAGGGAGTGCAGCACCTGCGTTCTTCAGGGCGAGGAGATTTGAAAATCAAACTTCAGGTAATTACCCCTAGCAAACTTGATTCCAAGCAGAAGGAACTTTTCCGGTCCTTGGCATCGCTGCGAAAAGATGACGTCATCAGGCTTGCGCGCGCAACTCACGGCAGATTCTCTGGAAAGAAGAAGAATTAG
- the hrcA gene encoding heat-inducible transcriptional repressor HrcA, with amino-acid sequence MIPDRSLEVLRAIVQDYIASKEPVGSKSLVERHSFGVSAATIRNDMALLEEEELIHAPHTSAGRVPTDKGYRLFVDRLSEVKPLNTAERQAIENFMVGSADLDETLGRTVRLLSQLTNQVAMVQYPTLGKSSVRHIELIPAADTRVLMVLITDSGRIQQHVVELGVALDEAFIGELRAKLNAAISGAALTEVASKVKTISSGMSSDKSKLANVIIKNLLEQVDANRQEKIILSGTSNLAKREEDFPGSISPVLEAIEEQVVLLKLISEMQAEQHGVSLRIGRENQFEGLANASVVVSGYENQGSEIAKLGVIGPTRMDYSSNISAVRAVARYLTKTLGN; translated from the coding sequence ATGATTCCAGATAGAAGTCTCGAAGTACTTCGGGCCATTGTTCAGGACTACATAGCCAGCAAGGAGCCGGTTGGTTCCAAATCATTGGTTGAGCGTCACTCATTTGGGGTCTCCGCGGCCACAATTCGAAATGACATGGCCCTGCTTGAAGAGGAAGAGCTAATCCACGCGCCACATACATCTGCCGGTCGTGTGCCAACCGATAAGGGTTATCGCCTTTTTGTCGATCGACTCAGCGAGGTCAAGCCGTTGAATACCGCCGAGCGTCAGGCAATTGAAAACTTCATGGTTGGTAGTGCCGACCTAGATGAGACCTTGGGCAGAACCGTCAGGCTCTTATCGCAGTTAACAAATCAAGTCGCGATGGTTCAGTATCCAACTCTTGGTAAGTCATCGGTCCGTCACATTGAGCTCATACCAGCGGCCGATACTCGAGTTCTGATGGTCCTGATTACTGACAGTGGTCGCATTCAACAACACGTTGTTGAACTTGGCGTTGCTCTCGATGAAGCATTCATAGGTGAACTCAGGGCTAAGTTGAATGCCGCAATCTCCGGGGCGGCACTGACTGAGGTTGCCTCAAAGGTAAAAACTATTTCCTCAGGAATGAGTTCTGATAAATCTAAACTCGCCAACGTAATTATTAAGAATCTACTTGAGCAGGTTGACGCGAACAGACAAGAAAAAATAATTCTTTCCGGAACATCCAACCTTGCAAAAAGGGAAGAAGACTTTCCAGGCAGTATCTCCCCAGTCCTTGAGGCAATCGAGGAGCAGGTTGTTTTGCTGAAATTAATCAGTGAGATGCAAGCAGAGCAGCACGGGGTGAGCCTACGAATTGGCCGAGAGAACCAATTTGAAGGTCTTGCCAATGCATCCGTTGTTGTGAGCGGATATGAAAATCAAGGTAGCGAGATTGCAAAGCTTGGAGTAATTGGTCCAACTCGTATGGATTACTCGTCAAACATTTCCGCAGTGCGAGCAGTCGCTCGCTACCTAACTAAAACTTTAGGAAATTAA
- the holA gene encoding DNA polymerase III subunit delta, translated as MEWRKASPAPVLFVSGPEEYFAGRAIRSVREQLRKQDSSLEIHEIEAADYSAGTLTNITSPSLFAEPRLVIIRGLEKCSDDLISDGIEYLSNPTDDTTVILRHNGSSVRGKKLVEAIRDSEIAAEVVCADIKKDSDRQAFVLGEFAHEGRKIAPAAVRALLDAFADDTAELAAACNQLMLDSAESITEEIVDRYYGGRVETNAFKVADAALAGRSGEAMALLRHALATGADPVPLVAAISMKIRQMAKIYGNRSASATTLGMAPWQLDRARKDLTGWTDDGLAAAIQAMASADAAAKGAERDPIYSLEKLVNLISNKGIVAGNRR; from the coding sequence ATGGAGTGGCGCAAGGCGTCTCCCGCACCTGTACTCTTTGTCTCTGGCCCTGAAGAATATTTTGCCGGGCGGGCAATTCGTTCGGTGCGCGAGCAATTGCGCAAGCAAGATTCCTCACTCGAGATTCACGAGATAGAGGCGGCGGATTATTCAGCGGGGACGCTTACAAACATCACAAGTCCATCGCTATTCGCTGAGCCCAGGTTAGTTATTATTCGAGGGCTGGAAAAATGCAGTGACGACCTGATTTCAGATGGCATTGAATATCTGTCAAATCCAACTGATGACACCACGGTGATTTTGCGCCACAACGGTTCGAGCGTTCGAGGAAAAAAACTTGTGGAAGCCATCAGGGATTCTGAAATCGCGGCCGAGGTTGTTTGCGCCGACATTAAGAAGGACTCTGACCGGCAAGCATTCGTTTTGGGGGAGTTTGCTCACGAAGGACGAAAGATTGCCCCTGCTGCTGTGCGGGCTCTGTTGGACGCTTTTGCTGACGATACCGCCGAGCTTGCCGCCGCCTGCAATCAACTAATGCTTGACAGCGCTGAATCAATAACCGAAGAGATTGTGGATCGTTATTACGGGGGCCGAGTTGAAACCAACGCATTCAAAGTTGCCGATGCCGCTCTTGCTGGTCGTTCTGGTGAGGCCATGGCGCTGTTGCGCCACGCGTTAGCAACCGGGGCGGACCCGGTGCCGCTGGTTGCAGCGATTTCAATGAAGATTCGTCAGATGGCCAAGATTTATGGAAACCGCTCTGCTTCGGCAACGACTTTGGGAATGGCACCTTGGCAACTGGATCGTGCAAGAAAAGACCTAACCGGTTGGACTGATGACGGTTTAGCTGCAGCCATTCAAGCAATGGCCAGCGCCGATGCGGCAGCTAAGGGAGCTGAGCGAGACCCGATCTACTCGCTAGAAAAATTGGTCAACCTAATTTCGAACAAGGGAATCGTGGCGGGAAATCGCCGATGA
- a CDS encoding MFS transporter translates to MTKSKFGITGFLAIVFIAIVLRPPVASMGPLLQEIQLSLAVNAELIGLLAASPVLCFGLGAFASPWLVSKVGVNRAMLLVLVILALGSALRMILGYPGLLLGTIAAGLSIAIANVLLPTIVRIQFPNRVALVTGAYTTLLAISASLAAAAAVPSSLWLGGWNPALAIWIVPTVLAVLLWLPQIKGQEAHVAQPAHAAAEEKAAVLRSPISWAIVGFFGIQSLGFYALLGWMPSALISIGVSPQAAGNYLGFASAIGIPSGLIISSMLGRFKSLAWWAAGTSALTLLGSIIFTLVLRSTDTSLLLFACILIGLGMSATFPISLSLISTRASTQAQTTQLSAMAQGWGYLLAAAGTFMVGAVANLVANYALSFALITALTLIQAGIGFYAGRPGVIPAK, encoded by the coding sequence ATGACTAAATCAAAATTTGGCATCACCGGATTCTTGGCAATCGTTTTTATTGCTATTGTCTTGCGCCCTCCGGTTGCATCAATGGGACCTCTCTTACAAGAGATTCAACTTAGTTTGGCAGTGAACGCCGAGCTGATTGGCCTGCTGGCAGCGTCTCCGGTGTTGTGCTTTGGTCTGGGTGCCTTTGCTAGCCCATGGTTAGTAAGCAAGGTGGGCGTTAATCGAGCGATGCTTCTGGTGTTGGTAATTCTTGCTCTTGGTTCGGCTCTTCGGATGATCCTTGGTTATCCCGGGCTTTTGTTGGGCACAATCGCTGCCGGGCTTTCAATTGCAATCGCAAATGTTTTGTTGCCAACGATTGTTCGAATTCAATTTCCAAATCGAGTTGCTTTGGTAACCGGCGCCTACACAACGCTATTAGCCATTTCGGCAAGTCTGGCCGCTGCCGCTGCCGTGCCGTCGAGTTTATGGCTGGGCGGGTGGAATCCTGCTCTTGCGATTTGGATTGTTCCCACCGTGCTTGCAGTTCTGCTGTGGTTGCCGCAAATCAAGGGTCAAGAAGCTCACGTAGCTCAACCGGCTCATGCGGCGGCAGAAGAAAAGGCGGCAGTGCTTCGTTCCCCGATTTCTTGGGCAATAGTGGGCTTTTTTGGAATTCAATCTTTGGGTTTTTACGCGCTACTTGGTTGGATGCCTTCGGCGCTTATCTCCATCGGAGTTTCACCGCAAGCTGCCGGAAATTACTTGGGCTTCGCCAGTGCAATCGGAATTCCGTCTGGCTTAATTATTTCTTCGATGCTTGGGCGGTTTAAGTCGCTGGCTTGGTGGGCAGCCGGAACCAGCGCATTGACACTGCTGGGAAGCATTATCTTCACTCTGGTTTTGAGATCCACAGATACGAGCTTGTTGCTCTTTGCCTGCATTCTCATTGGACTTGGCATGTCGGCTACTTTCCCAATTTCGCTCTCACTAATTAGCACTAGGGCGTCAACCCAGGCGCAAACCACGCAACTCTCGGCAATGGCTCAGGGGTGGGGTTATTTGTTGGCAGCTGCGGGCACCTTCATGGTTGGTGCCGTGGCTAATTTGGTCGCTAACTACGCGCTTAGTTTTGCGCTGATTACTGCTCTTACCCTGATTCAGGCAGGTATTGGTTTCTATGCTGGTCGCCCAGGAGTTATTCCGGCCAAATAA
- a CDS encoding DNA internalization-related competence protein ComEC/Rec2, whose protein sequence is MAFADYFDVDHGQTMKRTLLLVLAALFAGGVSFVIQHSASRPIELQASVHSFQKVTATFKILDQPISVGQLDDYSTNIKILSADLQGGEVSLAANGKLGGDKTLLQITRGSTYRCLLSLSPTPEGERPGFRARCVTSPKLIAEPPAAAAIIQNVRAAFMKSLTGLNSDASGLVAGLAIGEVSRISTELIQDMKLVALTHLTAVSGANCAIVLAMFYFAVRRLGGGRWARLSVGLIALVAYVMLVGAQPSVLRAAVMSGAVLVGISIGRKSSALSALALSVLVLLIADPWLALDFGFALSVLATSGLLVLTQPLTQKLESRFPKWLAITLSVSIAAQVFCLPVLLQLQSGLATYALPANILAEPLVAPITVLGILACAVAWFFPQLASLLTWFASIAAWLIVEIAHYLADLKNSTLAWPTGLAGALAATCVILGFVLWLKAEPTNLRNLGISVLSIIFAASLGSVGFKLVRSAQWPMVDWSVVSCDVGQGDSTVVRSSGMVALIDVGREDRKIDRCLLDLGVNRIDLLVLTHFDMDHIGGLRGALRGREVGVALVSPFKDERWGATDTFELLGRAKVSVLPVERGMSGSLGTISWQVLGPNRNAAEAEDSNDASVVMLWKALEFNLLTMADVGEKGQMRLARDKAWWGDPDLDAVPLILKVSHHGSADQFGELIEEIDPDLSLISAGKNNSYGHPTQRTLTLLQSTGSAIYRTDQIGAIAVATDGGTLKVANAPG, encoded by the coding sequence ATGGCTTTCGCTGATTATTTTGATGTCGATCATGGGCAGACTATGAAGCGCACGCTGCTGCTGGTTCTCGCTGCATTATTTGCCGGAGGTGTTTCATTTGTCATTCAGCACTCAGCCTCAAGGCCCATTGAACTGCAGGCCAGCGTGCATTCCTTCCAGAAAGTAACTGCAACATTCAAGATTTTGGATCAACCAATTAGCGTTGGTCAGTTAGATGACTATTCGACGAACATAAAAATCTTGAGTGCTGATCTGCAGGGCGGTGAGGTATCGCTGGCGGCCAATGGAAAATTAGGCGGTGATAAAACACTGTTGCAAATAACTCGTGGATCAACTTACCGTTGCCTGCTCTCGCTAAGCCCCACTCCAGAGGGGGAGCGTCCTGGATTTAGGGCACGCTGCGTGACTTCGCCAAAATTGATTGCTGAGCCCCCAGCGGCAGCGGCCATAATTCAAAACGTTCGAGCGGCTTTTATGAAAAGCCTTACCGGGCTGAACTCTGATGCGTCGGGTCTGGTGGCGGGTCTGGCTATCGGTGAAGTCTCAAGAATCAGCACTGAACTTATTCAAGATATGAAGCTAGTCGCGCTGACCCACCTAACTGCCGTATCGGGTGCCAACTGCGCAATTGTCCTGGCTATGTTTTACTTTGCTGTTCGACGACTGGGAGGCGGAAGATGGGCTCGGCTGTCGGTTGGTCTAATCGCTTTAGTGGCATACGTAATGCTGGTTGGTGCACAACCCAGCGTGCTTAGAGCGGCAGTAATGTCTGGTGCGGTTTTAGTTGGAATTTCAATAGGCCGAAAGTCATCGGCGCTAAGCGCATTGGCGCTTTCCGTTTTGGTCCTTTTGATTGCAGACCCATGGTTGGCTCTGGATTTTGGGTTTGCGTTGTCTGTGCTGGCAACCTCAGGATTGCTGGTGCTGACCCAACCGCTAACCCAGAAACTTGAAAGTAGATTTCCCAAGTGGCTGGCAATCACGCTCAGCGTTTCTATTGCGGCTCAGGTCTTTTGTCTACCCGTTTTGTTGCAGTTGCAATCAGGTCTGGCTACCTATGCACTGCCAGCGAATATCTTGGCTGAGCCATTGGTGGCTCCGATTACAGTATTGGGAATCCTTGCCTGTGCGGTGGCCTGGTTCTTTCCGCAGCTTGCATCGCTGCTTACTTGGTTTGCATCCATCGCGGCCTGGTTGATTGTTGAGATTGCTCACTACCTTGCCGATTTAAAGAATTCAACCTTGGCTTGGCCAACCGGCCTCGCAGGAGCGTTGGCTGCGACATGCGTGATTCTTGGTTTCGTTCTATGGCTCAAGGCAGAACCGACAAACCTACGCAATCTTGGTATTTCAGTTTTATCAATTATTTTTGCAGCGAGTTTAGGCTCTGTGGGCTTCAAATTGGTGCGCAGTGCACAGTGGCCCATGGTCGATTGGTCAGTTGTGAGTTGCGATGTTGGTCAGGGTGATTCCACCGTGGTCCGCTCGAGCGGCATGGTTGCGCTCATTGACGTTGGTCGCGAAGACCGCAAGATCGATCGGTGTCTGCTCGATCTTGGAGTCAATCGAATCGACCTGCTGGTCCTAACCCATTTTGACATGGATCACATCGGTGGACTGCGTGGAGCATTGAGAGGACGCGAGGTCGGGGTCGCCTTGGTTAGCCCATTTAAGGACGAACGTTGGGGAGCAACGGATACTTTCGAATTACTTGGCCGAGCAAAGGTTAGTGTTCTTCCGGTAGAACGCGGAATGTCTGGCAGCCTTGGAACAATATCCTGGCAAGTGCTTGGACCGAATCGAAATGCTGCTGAGGCAGAAGACTCCAACGATGCAAGCGTGGTGATGCTGTGGAAGGCCCTGGAATTTAATCTCTTGACCATGGCTGATGTTGGCGAGAAAGGGCAGATGCGTTTAGCCCGCGATAAAGCCTGGTGGGGCGATCCAGATTTAGACGCCGTACCGCTCATTCTTAAGGTTTCTCACCATGGTTCGGCTGATCAGTTCGGCGAATTAATCGAAGAGATAGACCCAGACCTAAGCCTGATTTCGGCGGGGAAAAACAACAGTTATGGTCACCCCACCCAGCGCACCCTTACCTTGCTGCAGTCCACTGGTTCGGCGATTTACCGCACTGATCAAATCGGCGCTATTGCGGTGGCCACAGACGGAGGAACACTGAAAGTGGCTAACGCGCCCGGCTAG
- the lepA gene encoding translation elongation factor 4, protein MSPRATRRLEPAKTDPALIRNFCIIAHIDHGKSTLADRMLQLTGVVDDRSMRAQYLDRMDIERERGITIKSQAVRMPWESQGQTYALNMIDTPGHVDFTYEVSRSLAACEGAVLLVDAAQGIEAQTLANLYLAMENDLQIIPVLNKIDLPAAQPEKYAEELANLIGGNPEDCLRVSGKTGVGVDELLDKIVATVPHPVGDPNAPARAMIFDSVYDSYRGVITYVRMIDGNLSPREKIQMMSTRAVHELLEIGVSSPEPEPTKGLGVGEVGYLITGVKDVRQSKVGDTITNQAKPASEALKGYKEPLPMVYSGIYPIDGSDYPVLREALDKLKLSDAALVYEPETSVALGFGFRCGFLGLLHLEIITERLEREFGLDLIATAPSVVYEVTMDDGKEITVTNPSEFPGGKIKQVLEPMVKATILLPKDYTGTVMELCQQRRGTMIDMQYLGEDRVQLRYNLPLAEIVFDFFDQLKSKTAGYASLDYEETGLEKGDLVKVDLLLQGEQVDAFSAIVHKDKAYAYGVMITGKLRELIPRQQFEVPIQAAIGARIIARESIRAMRKDVLAKCYGGDISRKRKLLEKQKEGKKRMKMVGRVEVPQEAFIAALSSDSEKKGEKKGK, encoded by the coding sequence TTGTCTCCACGCGCCACCCGCCGACTTGAGCCGGCGAAGACTGATCCGGCGCTGATTCGCAATTTCTGCATTATTGCCCACATTGACCACGGAAAGTCCACTCTCGCCGACCGCATGCTGCAGCTAACCGGTGTAGTTGATGACCGCTCAATGCGCGCCCAGTACCTGGATCGAATGGATATTGAGCGTGAACGAGGCATCACCATCAAGTCTCAGGCGGTTCGAATGCCTTGGGAATCTCAGGGTCAGACTTACGCGCTCAATATGATCGACACCCCGGGCCACGTTGACTTCACATACGAGGTATCTCGCTCCCTAGCCGCCTGCGAGGGCGCAGTGCTTTTGGTCGATGCTGCGCAGGGTATTGAGGCACAGACCTTGGCCAATCTTTATCTTGCGATGGAGAATGATCTGCAAATCATCCCCGTGCTCAACAAGATTGACCTTCCGGCTGCCCAGCCAGAGAAGTACGCCGAGGAACTTGCCAATTTGATTGGAGGAAATCCAGAGGATTGCCTTCGTGTGTCAGGTAAAACCGGTGTTGGCGTTGATGAACTGCTCGACAAAATTGTTGCGACAGTCCCGCACCCGGTTGGCGATCCAAACGCCCCGGCTCGCGCCATGATTTTTGACTCTGTTTATGACAGCTACCGCGGCGTTATCACCTACGTCAGGATGATTGACGGCAATCTAAGCCCTCGCGAAAAAATTCAGATGATGTCTACTCGTGCTGTACACGAACTTCTTGAGATTGGCGTTTCATCGCCTGAGCCTGAACCCACAAAGGGTCTTGGTGTTGGAGAAGTTGGTTATCTGATTACCGGCGTGAAAGATGTTCGCCAGTCAAAAGTTGGTGACACAATAACCAATCAAGCAAAGCCTGCCTCAGAGGCACTGAAGGGTTACAAAGAACCATTGCCGATGGTTTATTCGGGAATCTACCCGATTGACGGCAGTGATTATCCAGTGCTGCGTGAAGCGTTGGATAAATTAAAGCTTTCCGATGCTGCTTTGGTTTACGAACCAGAAACTTCTGTTGCACTTGGTTTTGGCTTCCGCTGTGGTTTCTTGGGTTTGTTGCACTTGGAAATTATTACCGAGCGCCTGGAGCGCGAATTCGGTCTAGATCTAATCGCCACTGCGCCATCGGTGGTTTACGAAGTAACTATGGACGACGGAAAAGAAATCACCGTAACCAATCCAAGCGAATTCCCCGGCGGAAAAATTAAGCAGGTGCTGGAGCCAATGGTAAAGGCAACCATCTTGTTACCAAAGGACTACACCGGAACCGTGATGGAACTTTGCCAGCAAAGACGCGGAACCATGATTGACATGCAATACCTTGGTGAAGATCGAGTGCAGCTGCGCTACAACCTGCCACTAGCCGAGATTGTTTTTGACTTTTTTGATCAGCTAAAAAGCAAGACCGCCGGATACGCTTCGCTTGACTACGAAGAGACCGGGCTTGAAAAGGGTGACCTGGTCAAGGTTGACCTGTTGCTGCAGGGGGAGCAGGTAGACGCGTTCAGTGCCATCGTTCACAAAGACAAGGCCTACGCCTACGGTGTGATGATTACCGGAAAGCTGCGCGAGTTGATTCCGCGTCAGCAATTTGAGGTCCCAATTCAGGCAGCAATCGGTGCCCGAATTATTGCGCGCGAATCCATCCGTGCAATGCGCAAAGACGTTCTGGCCAAGTGTTACGGTGGTGACATTTCTCGAAAGCGCAAACTTCTTGAGAAGCAAAAAGAAGGAAAAAAGCGCATGAAGATGGTTGGCCGCGTTGAGGTTCCTCAAGAGGCATTCATCGCAGCTCTTTCTTCGGACAGCGAGAAAAAGGGCGAAAAGAAGGGCAAGTAG